One Aegilops tauschii subsp. strangulata cultivar AL8/78 chromosome 7, Aet v6.0, whole genome shotgun sequence genomic window carries:
- the LOC120968455 gene encoding uncharacterized protein has product MVGLGVGVGTGALGSVIGKLATLLGHEYTMLKRVRKDIAFLERELRRMQILVDTLADMEELDELAKDWKGTMRDLSYDMEECIHRFMLRLGNGDAKPRFRKKTVRQLKTLFERHGIGSQIKELKARVEEENRRRQRLNLDKYIVSPTRVVAIDPRLAAFHGVAKGLVAIDGLRDQMNGRDSNIPLVQVFHMRVMMVERDAEISCEELKWKWIAEGFITSKQGNLNQEAESCFNELFNRSMIQTVDVDSFEEKYCQVHDMVLDLIISRSTEENFATVLNGVCNSLPTKMRRLSLQSSGLEQKGTIQSIIRSKLHVRSLNVFEETKEIPPLVDFLSLRVFDIYKDYSSWENKHIRNIGSFYQLRYLRMHGLGITELPADIGKLQNLETLDLRGSRIRRLPSTISRLQKLVPLLIDNDDFVFSADMFGNMRALEEVSDIYKVDNPEKFLEEFGHLTKLRKISMSRLWGWWRVNFGNVKCYRETLGSSLNKLGKYNLQYLHTNGDMGNIIFRDPCCTFPLLQDLKLVHDMERVPKGMASLTNIVKLEIAVTQSDEEGLHILMGMPSLAYLQLSVGLRGVMSPMNVGSNGFKLLEVFHFHCNISYGEKGIEFAAGAMTALRRLHLSWRARLVRLRYSDGVGMGIQHLSSLAQLQVETWCVGATLEEVEALEGPVEKAVTLHPNRQTLQLHLHRKDEHLMFKDEEERKRGRPAGFFIPLVMLEENALEISLLQVTVKGLTTPLSCWVQAVDCLCRLNFASRNLLDSVAGGTFMEITLGEATKLLDNIMVNYSQWHTERSTSKRVHAIEEINVLSGKMDELMKLFANKSVSSDPNDMLLSTLIENNSESTDVNFVGRNNFGNNAYRCNFNTMPFPNNSSNNYGNSYKNSYGNFNKMPSDFENNIKEFMSSQKNFNALIEEKFLKIDDLARNVDRISLDVDSLKLRSIPPKHDINESLKAMRISIDECKEKTAKMRAKKDCFQVSGKDLMDYGIRSGKSVSLRMPKAPQV; this is encoded by the exons ATGGTGGGCTTGGGCGTGGGCGTCGGGACAGGGGCGTTGGGCTCCGTCATCGGCAAGCTCGCCACCTTGCTCGGCCACGAGTACACGATGCTCAAGAGGGTACGCAAGGACATCGCCTTCCTCGAGCGTGAGCTCCGCAGGATGCAGATCCTGGTGGACACACTGGCAGACATGGAAGAGCTCGACGAGCTGGCCAAGGACTGGAAGGGCACCATGCGCGACCTCAGCTACGACATGGAGGAGTGCATCCACCGCTTCATGCTCCGTCTTGGGAATGGTGACGCCAAGCCCAGGTTCAGGAAGAAGACAGTGCGCCAGCTCAAGACTCTCTTTGAGCGCCATGGAATCGGCAGCCAGATCAAGGAGCTCAAGGCCCGCGTTGAGGAGGAGAACCGACGGCGGCAGAGGCTAAACCTCGACAAGTATATTGTAAGTCCAACAAGGGTCGTGGCAATAGATCCCCGGTTAGCTGCGTTCCACGGAGTGGCCAAGGGCTTGGTGGCCATAGACGGCCTTAGGGACCAG ATGAATGGGAGAGACTCCAATATTCCATTGGTGCAGGTCTTTCATATGAGAGTGATGATGGTGGAAAGG GATGCGGAAATCTCGTGTGAAGAACTGAAATGGAAATGGATAGCCGAAGGGTTTATTACTTCAAAACAGGGAAATTTGAATCAAGAAGCAGAGAGTTGTTTTAATGAACTTTTCAACAGAAGTATGATCCAGACAGTTGATGTTGACAGTTTTGAAGAGAAATATTGTCAGGTTCATGATATGGTGCTTGACCTTATAATTTCTCGATCAACTGAAGAGAATTTCGCCACTGTTTTGAACGGTGTGTGCAATTCGTTGCCAACCAAGATGCGTCGACTCTCCCTGCAATCTAGTGGGCTTGAACAGAAAGGGACAATCCAATCCATCATAAGAAGCAAGTTACATGTTCGCTCATTGAATGTGTTTGAAGAAACAAAGGAGATACCACCACTTGTGGACTTCCTGTCCTTGCGTGTGTTTGATATATACAAGGATTATTCGTCGTGGGAAAACAAGCATATAAGAAATATAGGAAGTTTCTACCAACTGAGGTATTTGAGGATGCACGGACTAGGAATCACAGAGCTTCCTGCAGATATTGGAAAGCTACAGAACTTAGAGACACTTGATTTGCGGGGCAGTCGTATTAGAAGACTGCCATCAACAATATCCCGACTACAGAAACTGGTGCCCCTATTGATTGACAACGATGACTTTGTGTTTTCTGCTGATATGTTTGGGAACATGCGAGCCCTGGAGGAAGTGTCAGATATCTATAAAGTTGACAATCCTGAGAAATTTTTGGAAGAGTTTGGACATCTAACAAAATTGAGAAAGATTTCGATGAGTCGGTTATGGGGGTGGTGGCGTGTGAATTTCGGGAATGTTAAATGCTATCGAGAAACACTGGGGTCGTCTCTAAATAAGTTGGGTAAATACAACCTTCAGTATCTTCATACTAACGGAGATATGGGAAACATTATATTCAGGGATCCATGTTGCACCTTTCCACTCCTCCAAGATCTTAAACTAGTGCATGACATGGAAAGGGTTCCCAAGGGAATGGCCTCCCTAACCAACATCGTGAAATTGGAGATAGCAGTCACACAATCTGATGAGGAAGGTCTCCACATTCTCATGGGTATGCCTTCTCTCGCCTATCTGCAGCTATCGGTAGGGTTACGTGGCGTCATGAGTCCCATGAATGTTGGTAGTAACGGATTCAAGCTCCTAGAGGTGTTCCACTTCCACTGTAACATATCATACGGAGAAAAGGGGATAGAATTTGCAGCAGGTGCTATGACAGCACTCCGGCGGCTCCATCTTTCCTGGCGCGCAAGGCTAGTGAGGTTGAGGTATAGTGATGGTGTTGGCATGGGCATCCAGCATCTTTCAAGCCTTGCACAACTCCAGGTCGAAACTTGGTGTGTTGGTGCAACTCTAGAGGAGGTGGAGGCCCTGGAGGGTCCCGTTGAAAAAGCAGTCACCTTGCATCCCAACCGTCAGACTCTTCAACTCCATCTCCATAGAAAAGATGAACATCTTATGTTCAAGGACGAGGAGGAAAGAAAGAGGGGAAGGCCCGCTGGTTTCTTCATTCCTTTGGTCATGTTGGAGGAGAATGCGCTAGAG atctcacttttgcaagtaaccgtgaagggattgacaacccctttatcgtgttgggtgcaagctgttgattgtttgtgcag attgaattttgcttctagaaatcttttagattcggtcgcgggaggcacttttatggaaatcactttaggagaggCTACTAagctcctagataatattatggttaattattctcaatggcacaccgaaagatccactagtaaaagagttcatgcgattgaagagattaatgttttgagtggaaagatggatgaacttatgaaattatttgctaataaaagtgtttcttctgatcctaatgatatgcttttgtccactttgattgagaataatagtGAATCTacggatgtgaattttgttggtaggaacaattttggtaacaacgcgtatagatgCAATTTTAATACTATGCCATTTCCtaataattcctctaataattatggtaattcctacaaaaattcttatggaaattttaataagatgccctctgattttgagaataatattaaagaatttatgagttcacaaaagaatttcaatgctttgattgaagaaaaatttctcaagattgatgatttggctaggaacgtggatcgaatttctcttgatgttgattctttgaaacttagatctatcccacctaagcatgatatcaatgagtctctcaaagccatgagaatttccattgatgagtgcaaagaaaaaactgctaagatgcgtgctaaaaaagattg